A region from the Candidatus Krumholzibacteriia bacterium genome encodes:
- a CDS encoding FAD/NAD(P)-binding oxidoreductase: protein MHVAIVGNGVTGVTAALRVRRHQPDWKISIVSGESTYHYSRPALMYVYMGHMRYQDTKPYEDTFWGEQRVDLVRDWVVGIDLERNRLDLQRSGRMDFDKLLIATGSKSNRFGWPGQDLPGVQGLYDLMDLRLLHENTRNCRRAVIVGGGLIGIELAEMLHTQGIDVTFLVRERDYWDNVLPREEARMVSRLVREHGFDLRLETQLREIVAGEDGRVASVVTDQDDVIACEVVGLTAGVSPNLDLVRDTGIATGRGIIVDPSLRTNVENVFAAGDCAEIDDGTEGRNLIQQVWYTGKAQGEVVGDVIAGRERRYEPATWYNSAKFLDLEYQVYGRVNLNVDGEQNLYWEHDDGMHAVRIVHVAGSVTGLNFMGIRYRHRTCEQWIRDGRDVEYVLDHLHEGNFDPEFFVRHESEIRRSLREQFQGAMA, encoded by the coding sequence ATGCACGTCGCCATCGTCGGCAACGGAGTCACCGGTGTCACCGCCGCGCTCCGCGTTCGACGACACCAGCCGGACTGGAAGATCTCGATCGTCTCCGGCGAGAGCACCTACCACTACTCGCGCCCCGCGCTCATGTACGTCTACATGGGTCACATGCGGTACCAGGACACCAAGCCCTACGAAGACACGTTCTGGGGCGAGCAGAGAGTGGATCTCGTACGCGACTGGGTGGTCGGTATCGACCTCGAGCGCAATCGATTGGACCTGCAACGCAGCGGTCGCATGGACTTCGACAAGCTCCTGATCGCTACGGGGAGCAAGTCCAACCGGTTCGGTTGGCCGGGACAGGATCTCCCGGGTGTCCAGGGATTGTACGACCTCATGGACCTGCGCCTCCTGCACGAGAACACGCGGAACTGCCGACGCGCCGTGATCGTGGGCGGCGGGTTGATCGGGATCGAGCTCGCCGAGATGCTGCACACGCAGGGGATCGACGTGACGTTCCTCGTGCGCGAGCGCGACTACTGGGACAACGTGCTGCCGCGTGAAGAGGCACGCATGGTCAGCCGCCTCGTGCGCGAGCACGGCTTCGACCTGCGGTTGGAGACCCAGCTCCGGGAGATCGTCGCCGGCGAGGACGGCCGTGTGGCCTCGGTGGTGACCGATCAGGACGACGTGATCGCCTGTGAAGTCGTGGGTCTGACGGCGGGTGTCTCGCCGAACCTCGACCTCGTGCGCGACACCGGGATCGCGACGGGCCGCGGAATCATCGTCGACCCCTCCCTGCGGACCAACGTCGAGAACGTCTTCGCGGCCGGTGACTGTGCCGAAATCGACGACGGCACCGAAGGGCGTAATCTCATCCAGCAGGTGTGGTACACGGGCAAGGCACAGGGCGAGGTGGTGGGCGACGTGATCGCCGGACGAGAACGTCGATACGAGCCCGCAACCTGGTACAACTCCGCGAAGTTCCTGGATCTCGAGTACCAGGTCTACGGGCGGGTGAACCTGAACGTCGACGGCGAGCAGAACCTCTACTGGGAGCACGACGACGGGATGCACGCAGTGCGGATCGTCCACGTCGCCGGGAGCGTGACCGGTCTCAACTTCATGGGGATCCGATACCGACACCGGACCTGCGAGCAATGGATCCGCGACGGACGAGACGTGGAGTACGTGCTCGACCACCTGCACGAGGGCAACTTCGATCCCGAGTTCTTCGTCCGGCACGAGTCCGAGATCCGCAGATCCCTCCGCGAGCAATTCCAGGGAGCAATGGCATGA
- a CDS encoding multidrug effflux MFS transporter, translating into MIALLVSLVALSIDAMLPALPRIGADLGVTDANRTQQVITTLMVGMAFGQLLYGPISDSTGRKPMVFSGLVVFAVGCLLSLFAQTFTTMLVGRFLQGLGVAGPRSVSMALIRDLYAGRAMAEIMSTIMSVFILVPILAPFLGQAVLAVADWRAIFAVFLLLGVGVATWFALRQPETLTPAKRHPLSFAELGRSAGVVLRQRCAMGFTAAAGVSSGAFIGYLSSSQQIFVGIYGVGDLFALYFGMVAASIGVAALVNRRLVSRHGMFHLTRRALQAISVLSLAYLAVTLAHAGIPPFVTLMLYLLAAFFFVGIVFGNINALAMETLGDVAGVGAALVASLSLAIAVALGGAIGQMLDGTLVPFVGGYSVLSVTALGILHWAERGRPESRTSTVVAGVVEEQG; encoded by the coding sequence ATGATCGCGCTGCTGGTCTCGCTGGTGGCGCTGTCGATCGACGCCATGTTGCCCGCACTGCCGCGCATCGGGGCCGACCTGGGCGTGACGGACGCGAACCGGACCCAGCAGGTGATCACCACGCTCATGGTGGGCATGGCCTTCGGCCAGCTGCTCTACGGACCGATCTCCGACAGCACCGGCCGCAAGCCGATGGTGTTCTCGGGGTTGGTGGTCTTCGCGGTGGGCTGTCTTCTGTCGCTCTTCGCGCAGACCTTCACGACCATGCTCGTCGGACGCTTCCTACAAGGACTGGGCGTGGCCGGACCGCGCAGCGTGTCCATGGCCCTGATCCGCGATCTCTACGCCGGACGCGCCATGGCCGAGATCATGTCGACGATCATGTCGGTGTTCATTCTCGTGCCGATCCTGGCTCCCTTCCTGGGGCAGGCCGTCCTCGCGGTGGCCGACTGGCGGGCGATCTTCGCCGTGTTCCTGCTGCTCGGGGTGGGCGTGGCCACCTGGTTCGCGCTGCGCCAGCCCGAGACGCTCACGCCGGCAAAGCGGCATCCGTTGTCGTTCGCAGAACTCGGGCGCAGTGCGGGGGTCGTGCTGCGGCAGCGATGTGCCATGGGGTTCACCGCGGCGGCCGGGGTGTCGTCGGGGGCGTTCATCGGCTATTTGAGCTCGTCACAGCAGATCTTCGTCGGGATCTACGGCGTGGGTGACCTGTTCGCGTTGTACTTCGGAATGGTGGCGGCATCGATCGGCGTGGCCGCGTTGGTGAACCGTCGTCTGGTGTCGCGCCACGGCATGTTCCACCTCACGCGCCGGGCCCTGCAGGCGATCTCTGTGCTGTCGCTGGCGTACCTGGCGGTCACGCTGGCCCATGCGGGCATTCCGCCCTTCGTCACGCTCATGCTGTACCTGCTGGCGGCCTTCTTCTTCGTCGGCATCGTCTTCGGCAACATCAACGCCCTGGCCATGGAGACCCTGGGTGACGTGGCGGGCGTCGGGGCGGCACTCGTGGCGTCGCTGTCGCTTGCGATCGCGGTCGCGCTCGGCGGGGCGATCGGGCAGATGCTCGACGGCACACTCGTGCCGTTCGTCGGCGGATACTCGGTGCTCAGCGTGACGGCGCTGGGCATCCTGCACTGGGCGGAGAGGGGGCGGCCGGAGTCGCGCACGTCGACGGTCGTGGCGGGAGTGGTGGAGGAGCAGGGGTAG
- a CDS encoding 4Fe-4S dicluster domain-containing protein, with amino-acid sequence MIDARMLQHDFDEEAEGFSRPPRRQKPSHGTLVGRVALAAIALAITELVLGATAGSPWDLPAMLVAGWTVLGAATAVYFWDRYRTQSEGIRHDGVFFDHISARGLSAWLLGVGLTGFYVLLYWFPGQLSRVIDLVDPLSRMLTGQPADQWFLYGFLYTVAVLVFGVRMFGKYRHSRYHQIRTASVMFFQLGFAFLLPQILKAFNEPEFYFTYFWPLKPEYLWPAGAGMGWILDSGRLGVFMIFWGAIATFVLTPILTYRYGKRWYCSWVCGCGGLAETMGDPFRQLSSKSTLSWKVERAIIYPVLALVTVTTVSLWIDFATEGGLFGSLSSSLREWYGFYIGALFAGVIGVGFYPILGSRVWCRFGCPMAAILGIFQKFASRFRITTNGDQCMSCGNCSTYCEMGIDVRAYAQRGENIVRASCVGCGVCAAVCPRGVLKLENGGDVTARYPGADRPLDEFLTSLRNDPSAGRYDNESR; translated from the coding sequence ATGATCGACGCGCGGATGCTTCAGCACGACTTCGACGAGGAGGCCGAAGGCTTCTCGCGACCGCCACGGAGGCAGAAGCCATCGCACGGGACCCTGGTGGGTCGGGTGGCGCTCGCGGCGATCGCCCTCGCGATCACCGAGCTCGTCCTCGGCGCCACGGCCGGCAGTCCGTGGGACCTTCCCGCGATGCTGGTGGCGGGGTGGACCGTTCTCGGTGCCGCGACGGCCGTGTACTTCTGGGACCGCTACCGGACCCAGTCCGAGGGAATTCGACACGACGGGGTGTTCTTCGATCACATCAGCGCGCGGGGGCTGTCCGCGTGGCTGTTGGGCGTAGGGCTGACCGGATTCTACGTGCTGCTGTACTGGTTCCCCGGGCAACTGTCGCGTGTCATCGACCTGGTCGATCCGCTGTCGCGGATGCTCACAGGGCAACCCGCCGACCAGTGGTTCCTCTACGGCTTCCTGTACACGGTGGCCGTGCTCGTCTTCGGTGTGCGGATGTTCGGGAAGTACCGCCACAGCCGCTACCACCAGATCCGGACCGCTTCGGTCATGTTCTTCCAGCTCGGTTTCGCCTTTCTGCTTCCGCAGATCCTGAAGGCCTTCAACGAGCCGGAGTTCTACTTCACCTACTTCTGGCCGCTGAAGCCCGAGTACCTGTGGCCGGCGGGCGCCGGCATGGGATGGATCCTTGATTCCGGGCGTCTCGGCGTGTTCATGATCTTCTGGGGCGCGATCGCGACCTTCGTGCTCACGCCGATCCTCACCTACCGCTACGGCAAACGATGGTACTGCTCGTGGGTGTGTGGCTGCGGTGGTCTGGCCGAGACGATGGGAGATCCGTTCCGCCAGCTCTCGAGCAAGAGTACGCTCTCGTGGAAGGTCGAGCGAGCGATCATCTACCCGGTGCTCGCGCTGGTGACCGTGACCACCGTGTCGCTGTGGATCGACTTCGCGACGGAAGGCGGCCTCTTCGGGTCGTTGTCGTCGAGCCTGCGGGAGTGGTACGGGTTCTACATCGGGGCCCTGTTCGCCGGTGTGATCGGCGTGGGGTTCTACCCCATCCTGGGGAGCCGGGTGTGGTGTCGTTTCGGATGTCCCATGGCCGCGATCCTCGGCATCTTCCAGAAGTTCGCCTCGCGATTCCGGATCACGACCAATGGCGACCAGTGCATGTCGTGCGGCAACTGCTCGACCTATTGTGAGATGGGAATCGACGTCAGGGCCTACGCGCAGCGGGGGGAGAACATCGTCCGGGCCTCGTGCGTCGGCTGTGGCGTCTGTGCCGCGGTCTGCCCCCGGGGTGTCCTGAAGCTCGAGAACGGCGGCGACGTCACCGCGCGCTATCCCGGGGCCGATCGCCCTCTGGACGAGTTCCTGACGAGTCTGCGCAACGATCCCAGCGCTGGCCGGTACGACAATGAGTCCCGATGA
- a CDS encoding helix-turn-helix transcriptional regulator, giving the protein MREVRLRNRIRVFRAEKRWSQTDLAQRIGVSRKTISTIEVGRFVPSTIIALLIAREFDTTVEELFSIED; this is encoded by the coding sequence ATGCGTGAGGTCCGTCTCCGGAACCGTATTCGCGTCTTCCGCGCCGAGAAACGGTGGAGTCAGACCGATCTGGCCCAACGCATCGGCGTCTCCCGCAAGACGATCAGCACGATCGAGGTGGGGCGCTTCGTTCCGTCCACCATCATCGCGCTGCTGATCGCACGCGAGTTCGACACCACGGTCGAGGAACTCTTCTCGATCGAGGACTGA